The following is a genomic window from Deltaproteobacteria bacterium.
CGCAATACCGCGCGCGCATTGTCCCGCAGCGTGATCTCCTTGGGATACCGGTCCAGGGGAATCATGGGTCTCCTCCTTCCGAACGTGCCGCCGTCACCAGTCCTCCCGGAACGGGACTTCCCCCGCGTCGTACCACCCGGCGAAGTCCGCCGGCGAGTGGGGGGCCAGCCCTTTTTCGTGCAGCAGGTCGCCGATCACCCGGTGGGCGAACGAAAGGGCGTGGTCCATGTTCCGGAGAAGCTGCGGCTCTTCCTCTCCCGGGCCGGCGGCGTGCAGCGCGTCGAACGCCTTTCCCAGGTCCGACCGGGCCGCGGGGATGTCCTCCTTTTGAAGGGCCGCGGAAATGTCGCGCAGCAATCCTTCCAGCTGGCGGTAGCCCCGCCGCAGGTCGATCGAGGTCGCGTCCATCCTCCTCCACCGCCCGAAATAGATCTGGTCGTGCCCTGCCCGCAGTCCCCTGTAGGGAACCCCCTGGTAAGGACACGGCTTCCCTCCGGCGGATGTCTCCCTCCCCCCGCCGGGCGCGGACAGATGCCCCGCACCGCAGATCGGGCAATTCATCGGGAAGGGACCGGGGATTGCTGGCGTTTGAGACCGAACCGGCGCCTGCCCGCGGGGAGTTCGGCATGCTGGAGAAACCGGTCCGCGTCGAGCCGTTCAAGGGAGACGTCCATCCCGTGCCGGGCGAAGCATTCCCGCAACATGTCGAAATTCTCGATGAAGTAATGCACCGAGGAGTTGTAGCCGTAATTCATGGAATGGATCCGTTCCGCGAAATTCATGCTCCCGTAGAGGAACAGGGACGACTCCGCCGGAGACGGCTCGATCATGAGGAGGTCGGTCCCGGGATGGTCGGCGCGGAAGAGGAGGGTCCCCAGCTCGAGCTTGACCCTCGAGTTGATCCGGAACGACTGCTCGGCGACGGCGGTCACGCCCCGTTCCGTGAGGGAGCTGCAATGTCCGTCGAGGGTGGGCATGCAGACCACGGACCGGTCGTTGTAGATCGGGACGATGGGATTGATCATCACGATGAGGTCCGCCCCGGCGGCGGCGGGGATATCCAGGTGGCCTACCCGTTCCGCCGCGCCGTCCACGAAATACCTCTCCTCGATGAGGACCGGTTCGAAAAAGACCGGGATGGCCGTCGAAGCCTGGATCGCCTTCGAGATCGGGATGTCCTGCCGCCCCCCCTCGCCGAAGATCCACCGTTCCGCGGTGTCCACCTCGGTGGCCACGATGGACAGGGATCTGCGGACCGTCCGGAAATCGTTGCTCCGTCCCCCGCCGGACAGCGCCCGCGCGATGTACCGTTCCAGGTTCGCGTTGGAGAAGAACCCCGCGGGCAGGAACTGCTGAAGGACGGCGAGGATGTTCAGGAAGGTGACCGGTTGTCCGCCCTTCCGGATGTGACGTATCACGGAACCGAGGTTGCGCATGGACCGTCCCAGGAATCGGAACAGGTTGCCGATGGGCAATTCGTAGATGTCCTCGCGACGCAGCAGCAATCCCCCGTCCTTCTCCCCGAGGACGGAGGAACACATCTCGCCTACGGTGATGCCGTTGGCGAGGAATGCCGCGAGGATGCTTCCGGCGCTGATCCCCACGTACAGGTCGAACTCCCC
Proteins encoded in this region:
- a CDS encoding patatin-like phospholipase family protein, which codes for MATKAALVLGGGGITGGMYELGALSAMDDFIVSGRKSGEFDLYVGISAGSILAAFLANGITVGEMCSSVLGEKDGGLLLRREDIYELPIGNLFRFLGRSMRNLGSVIRHIRKGGQPVTFLNILAVLQQFLPAGFFSNANLERYIARALSGGGRSNDFRTVRRSLSIVATEVDTAERWIFGEGGRQDIPISKAIQASTAIPVFFEPVLIEERYFVDGAAERVGHLDIPAAAGADLIVMINPIVPIYNDRSVVCMPTLDGHCSSLTERGVTAVAEQSFRINSRVKLELGTLLFRADHPGTDLLMIEPSPAESSLFLYGSMNFAERIHSMNYGYNSSVHYFIENFDMLRECFARHGMDVSLERLDADRFLQHAELPAGRRRFGLKRQQSPVPSR